From Pulveribacter suum, a single genomic window includes:
- the tuf gene encoding elongation factor Tu, with protein MAKGKFERTKPHVNVGTIGHVDHGKTTLTAAIATVLSKKFGGEAKDYSQIDNAPEEKARGITINTSHVEYETAARHYAHVDCPGHADYVKNMITGAAQMDGAILVCSAADGPMPQTREHILLARQVGVPYIIVFLNKCDMVDDEELLELVEMEVRELLDKYDFPGDDTPIIRGSAKLALEGDQSDKGEPAILKLAEALDSYIPTPERAVDGAFLMPVEDVFSISGRGTVVTGRVERGIVKVGEEIEIVGIKDTVKTTVTGVEMFRKLLDQGQAGDNVGLLLRGTKREDVERGQVLCKPGSIKPHTHFTAEVYVLSKDEGGRHTPFFNNYRPQFYFRTTDVTGSIELPEDKEMVMPGDNVSITVKLIAPIAMEEGLRFAIREGGRTVGAGVVAKIIA; from the coding sequence ATGGCAAAAGGTAAGTTCGAACGTACCAAGCCCCACGTGAACGTGGGCACGATCGGTCACGTGGACCATGGCAAGACGACGCTGACGGCGGCGATCGCCACGGTGCTGTCCAAGAAGTTTGGCGGCGAAGCCAAGGACTACTCGCAGATCGACAACGCGCCTGAAGAAAAGGCCCGCGGCATCACCATCAACACCTCGCACGTCGAGTACGAGACGGCTGCGCGCCACTACGCCCACGTGGACTGTCCCGGCCACGCCGACTATGTGAAGAACATGATCACCGGCGCCGCCCAGATGGACGGTGCCATCTTGGTGTGCTCGGCCGCTGACGGCCCGATGCCCCAGACGCGCGAGCACATCCTGCTGGCCCGCCAGGTGGGCGTGCCCTACATCATCGTGTTCCTGAACAAGTGCGACATGGTGGACGACGAAGAACTCCTGGAGCTCGTCGAGATGGAAGTGCGCGAACTGCTGGACAAGTACGACTTCCCCGGCGACGACACCCCCATCATCCGCGGCTCGGCCAAGCTGGCCCTGGAGGGCGACCAGTCCGACAAGGGCGAGCCCGCCATCTTGAAGCTCGCTGAAGCCCTGGACAGCTACATCCCCACGCCCGAGCGTGCTGTGGACGGCGCCTTCCTGATGCCCGTGGAAGACGTGTTCTCGATCTCCGGGCGCGGCACCGTGGTCACGGGCCGTGTCGAGCGCGGCATCGTCAAGGTCGGCGAAGAAATCGAGATCGTCGGCATCAAGGACACCGTCAAGACCACCGTCACGGGCGTCGAGATGTTCCGCAAGCTCCTGGACCAGGGCCAGGCCGGCGACAACGTGGGCCTGCTGCTTCGCGGCACCAAGCGCGAAGACGTCGAGCGCGGCCAGGTGCTGTGCAAGCCCGGCTCCATCAAGCCGCACACGCACTTCACCGCCGAGGTGTACGTGCTGAGCAAGGACGAGGGCGGCCGTCACACGCCGTTCTTCAACAACTACCGTCCCCAGTTCTACTTCCGCACGACCGACGTCACGGGCTCCATCGAGCTGCCCGAGGACAAGGAAATGGTCATGCCCGGCGACAACGTGTCGATCACCGTCAAGCTGATCGCCCCCATCGCCATGGAAGAAGGCCTGCGCTTTGCCATCCGCGAGGGCGGCCGCACCGTCGGCGCCGGCGTCGTGGCCAAGATCATCGCGTAA
- the secE gene encoding preprotein translocase subunit SecE: MATSPVETVTTGADKAKLVASVALVVASIAGFYLLAKQGPLAQWGVLLLGLIFAVAVFLVSEHGRQLVGFSRDAWREVKKVVWPTRKETLQMTGYVFGFVVLMALFLWFTDKTLEWVLYDLVLGWRK, encoded by the coding sequence ATGGCCACTTCCCCGGTTGAAACGGTCACCACTGGCGCAGACAAGGCAAAGCTGGTTGCCTCTGTGGCACTTGTGGTGGCCTCCATTGCTGGCTTCTATCTTCTGGCAAAGCAAGGCCCGCTGGCGCAGTGGGGGGTATTGCTGCTGGGGTTGATCTTTGCGGTGGCTGTGTTCCTGGTGTCCGAGCATGGGCGTCAGCTTGTTGGTTTCAGCCGCGATGCGTGGCGTGAAGTCAAGAAGGTGGTCTGGCCGACACGCAAGGAAACACTGCAGATGACCGGCTATGTGTTCGGTTTTGTGGTGCTGATGGCGCTGTTTCTCTGGTTCACCGACAAGACCCTGGAATGGGTTCTGTACGACTTGGTCTTGGGTTGGAGGAAGTGA
- the nusG gene encoding transcription termination/antitermination protein NusG has product MTDALDSNDMQAAAQAAPASDMRWYIVHAYSGMEKAVERNILERIARAGMQDKFGRILVPTEEVVEMKNGQRKTTERRLFPGYVFVEMAMDDDTWHLVKHTSKVTGFVGGAKNRPAPISEEEVQKIVSQMEEGTEKPRHKVEFMVGELVRVKEGPFTDFNGSVEEVNYEKSRLRVSVMIFGRSTPVELEFSQVEKT; this is encoded by the coding sequence ATGACGGATGCACTGGATTCGAACGACATGCAGGCGGCAGCACAGGCTGCGCCGGCATCCGACATGCGCTGGTACATCGTTCACGCCTATTCGGGCATGGAAAAGGCGGTTGAGCGCAACATTCTCGAACGCATCGCTCGAGCCGGCATGCAGGATAAGTTTGGCCGCATTCTGGTGCCGACCGAAGAGGTCGTCGAGATGAAGAATGGTCAGCGCAAAACTACGGAAAGACGACTGTTCCCGGGTTACGTGTTTGTCGAGATGGCAATGGACGACGATACCTGGCATCTGGTCAAGCACACTAGCAAAGTGACGGGTTTTGTTGGCGGAGCCAAGAACCGGCCGGCGCCGATCTCGGAAGAGGAAGTTCAGAAGATCGTCAGCCAGATGGAAGAGGGCACGGAGAAGCCTCGCCACAAGGTGGAATTCATGGTTGGCGAGCTGGTGCGGGTCAAGGAAGGCCCCTTCACAGACTTCAACGGCTCGGTGGAAGAAGTCAACTACGAAAAGAGCCGCCTGCGCGTTTCCGTGATGATCTTCGGTCGGTCCACTCCCGTCGAACTGGAATTCAGCCAAGTCGAGAAGACTTGA
- the rplK gene encoding 50S ribosomal protein L11, with protein sequence MAKKIVGFIKLQVPAGKANPSPPIGPALGQRGLNIMEFCKAFNAQTQGVEPGLPLPVVITAFADKSFTFIIKTPPATVLIKKAIKLDKGSSSALSTKVGKITREQLEEIAKTKLKDMNAASVDAAVRTLAGSARSMGVTVEGL encoded by the coding sequence ATGGCGAAGAAAATCGTCGGCTTCATCAAGCTGCAAGTGCCAGCTGGTAAGGCCAATCCCTCTCCTCCGATCGGTCCCGCGCTGGGTCAGCGCGGCCTGAACATCATGGAGTTCTGCAAGGCTTTCAATGCTCAGACGCAAGGCGTCGAGCCGGGCCTGCCGCTGCCCGTGGTGATTACGGCGTTCGCAGACAAGAGCTTCACCTTCATCATCAAGACGCCACCGGCGACTGTGCTGATCAAGAAGGCCATCAAGCTGGACAAGGGCTCCTCGAGTGCCCTGTCCACCAAGGTCGGCAAGATTACACGCGAGCAGCTGGAAGAAATCGCCAAGACCAAGCTCAAGGACATGAACGCTGCCAGCGTGGACGCCGCCGTGCGTACGCTGGCCGGCTCCGCCCGTTCCATGGGCGTGACGGTGGAGGGCCTCTGA
- the rplA gene encoding 50S ribosomal protein L1 yields the protein MAKLTKKQKALQGKVDSTKLYPFAEAMALVKEAATAKFDESIDVAVQLGVDAKKSDQVVRGAVVLPNGTGKTTRVAVFAQGAKAEEAKAAGADIVGMDDLAAQVKAGDMPFDIVIAAPDAMRVVGTLGQILGPRGLMPNPKVGTVTPDVATAVKNAKAGQVQFRVDKAGIIHTTIGRRSFGDDKLQGNLVALIDALNKSKPATSKGVYLRKVAVSSTMGVGVRVDTQTISA from the coding sequence ATGGCGAAGCTGACCAAGAAGCAAAAGGCCCTGCAGGGCAAGGTGGACTCCACCAAGCTGTACCCCTTCGCCGAAGCCATGGCTCTGGTGAAGGAGGCTGCCACCGCCAAGTTCGATGAGTCCATCGATGTGGCCGTGCAGCTGGGCGTGGATGCCAAGAAGTCCGATCAGGTGGTGCGCGGCGCCGTGGTGTTGCCCAATGGCACCGGCAAGACGACCCGCGTGGCCGTGTTTGCACAGGGTGCCAAGGCGGAAGAAGCCAAGGCTGCCGGTGCCGACATCGTCGGTATGGACGACTTGGCCGCTCAGGTCAAGGCCGGCGACATGCCGTTTGACATCGTCATCGCCGCGCCTGACGCTATGCGCGTCGTGGGTACGCTGGGCCAGATCCTGGGCCCGCGTGGCCTGATGCCCAACCCCAAGGTGGGCACCGTGACTCCCGACGTCGCCACGGCCGTGAAAAACGCCAAGGCAGGCCAGGTGCAATTCCGTGTCGACAAGGCCGGCATCATCCATACGACCATCGGCCGCCGCTCGTTTGGCGACGACAAGCTGCAGGGCAACCTGGTGGCTCTGATCGACGCGCTGAACAAGTCCAAGCCTGCCACGAGCAAGGGCGTGTACCTGCGCAAGGTCGCCGTTTCCTCGACCATGGGCGTGGGCGTGCGCGTGGACACGCAAACCATCTCGGCGTAA
- the rplJ gene encoding 50S ribosomal protein L10 — translation MSLNRSEKEAVINEVTSLAAKAQTLVIAEYRGITVADLTKLRVDARSKGVSLSVLKNTLARRAVAGSQFEVAAEQMTGPLIYGFSEDAVAAAKVVADFAKTNDKLVIRGGAFAGKALDVNDVKQLANIPSKEVLLAQLCGLLMSPISRTAVVLGALAAKKGEGEPVAA, via the coding sequence TTGAGTCTGAATCGCAGTGAGAAAGAAGCGGTCATCAATGAAGTGACCAGCCTCGCCGCTAAAGCTCAAACGCTCGTGATCGCGGAATACCGTGGCATTACGGTGGCCGACCTGACCAAACTGCGTGTCGATGCCCGCAGCAAGGGTGTGTCCCTGAGTGTTCTGAAGAACACCCTGGCACGCCGTGCTGTGGCTGGCAGCCAGTTTGAGGTGGCCGCCGAGCAGATGACCGGCCCGTTGATCTATGGCTTCTCCGAAGACGCTGTGGCCGCCGCCAAGGTGGTGGCCGATTTCGCGAAGACCAACGACAAGCTGGTCATTCGCGGTGGCGCCTTCGCAGGCAAAGCCCTGGACGTGAACGACGTGAAGCAACTGGCCAACATCCCTTCCAAGGAAGTGCTGCTGGCCCAGCTGTGTGGCTTGCTGATGTCGCCGATCTCCCGCACCGCCGTGGTGCTGGGTGCCCTGGCGGCCAAGAAGGGCGAGGGCGAACCTGTGGCCGCCTGA